Proteins encoded within one genomic window of Candidatus Sysuiplasma jiujiangense:
- a CDS encoding DUF2175 family protein has protein sequence MAEFKCYHCSRLMITGDKFTFTKGGPIHLDCFISSRRMKVSESRVEELRLLSSVLESELEHLVLLISKKTENEHLNRLIKSKIKEVEKASGETTRLISDL, from the coding sequence ATGGCCGAATTCAAGTGCTACCACTGTTCGAGACTGATGATCACTGGCGACAAGTTCACCTTCACAAAAGGCGGACCAATCCATCTTGATTGTTTCATATCATCCAGAAGGATGAAAGTGAGCGAATCAAGAGTGGAAGAGCTGAGGCTGCTCTCATCTGTTCTGGAATCCGAACTGGAGCACCTTGTACTGCTCATTTCAAAGAAGACGGAGAATGAGCATCTCAACCGGCTGATTAAGTCAAAAATCAAGGAAGTTGAAAAAGCAAGCGGCGAAACAACCAGACTGATATCGGATCTCTGA
- a CDS encoding histone deacetylase, protein MIIYFDSLFLEHRHASGHPESPQRLVPLIDSLKKKGLAYNIRVPECADTAEILSVHSLPYVESILNRTVGSLDPETPVYPSTYHIASFAAGAAISSVSEALATRSTALALVRPPGHHAGKSVGGGFCYFNNVAVAVRSRQGMKTAIVDIDVHHGNGTSEIFYDDGSVLYVSTHQMGIYPGTGSMEEIGSGRGKYFNVNIPLPAGAGDSTFDVAFEDVVIPVVSRFNPDFIVISLGTDAHYMDPLASLTLSTPGYLRCISMIQAIGKPVAIVLEGGYHPDALSDVVCGLVSAADNVDFRPRFDRVYDTSCAGRRQLLDVIRILSEYWDIVG, encoded by the coding sequence ATGATCATCTACTTTGACAGTCTTTTCCTGGAGCACAGACACGCGTCAGGTCATCCCGAGTCGCCGCAGAGACTTGTCCCGTTAATCGATTCACTGAAGAAGAAAGGGCTGGCTTACAACATCAGAGTCCCTGAATGTGCCGATACTGCAGAAATTCTCAGCGTACATTCGTTACCATACGTCGAGAGCATTTTGAACAGAACGGTGGGAAGTCTGGATCCCGAAACGCCTGTTTATCCCTCAACATATCATATTGCCTCCTTCGCCGCGGGAGCCGCGATCTCCTCCGTTTCCGAGGCATTGGCAACCCGCAGTACGGCGCTGGCGCTTGTAAGACCGCCGGGTCATCATGCCGGCAAATCCGTCGGCGGCGGTTTCTGTTATTTCAACAACGTGGCAGTTGCGGTAAGGAGCAGGCAGGGAATGAAGACTGCAATCGTGGACATTGACGTTCATCATGGAAACGGGACAAGTGAAATATTCTATGACGATGGCAGTGTGCTCTACGTCAGCACTCACCAGATGGGTATATACCCCGGAACCGGCAGTATGGAGGAAATTGGCAGTGGCCGAGGGAAATACTTCAACGTGAATATACCTCTTCCCGCAGGGGCGGGTGACTCTACCTTTGACGTAGCATTCGAGGATGTTGTTATTCCCGTGGTGAGCAGATTCAATCCGGATTTTATAGTGATCAGCCTGGGCACCGATGCTCACTATATGGATCCGCTTGCGTCGCTCACACTTTCCACACCCGGATACCTGCGATGCATCTCCATGATTCAGGCCATCGGCAAGCCAGTTGCGATCGTACTTGAAGGTGGCTATCATCCGGATGCGCTTTCGGATGTTGTCTGCGGATTGGTTTCCGCCGCCGACAACGTCGATTTCAGGCCGCGATTCGACAGAGTTTATGATACCAGCTGTGCCGGCAGAAGGCAGTTGCTTGATGTGATTCGTATTCTTTCAGAATACTGGGATATCGTCGGCTGA
- a CDS encoding nucleotidyltransferase family protein codes for MSASSASDTCIILLGAGSSRRYGDKKLLQLLDGKHLFRHALLESVRSICMQVVFVVDKDLKRIIWDEMQDYGGRVMFAVNREPEKGLSSSIAAGMKKLPRCGAVLLLAADQPLVSSALLNRIILKHACDREKIVAACVNGEARNPALFPSSCFSELLKLKGDKGAKVLMNAHRENVVCIATDADELMDVDTMQDLELARELYRRAK; via the coding sequence ATGAGTGCATCCAGCGCTTCGGATACATGCATCATTCTTCTGGGGGCCGGAAGTTCCAGAAGATACGGGGATAAGAAACTTCTTCAGCTTCTTGACGGGAAGCATCTGTTCAGGCACGCTCTGCTGGAAAGTGTGCGCTCAATTTGCATGCAGGTAGTGTTTGTGGTCGACAAAGATCTGAAAAGGATCATATGGGATGAAATGCAGGATTACGGCGGAAGGGTAATGTTTGCTGTCAATCGCGAACCGGAGAAGGGCCTCAGCAGCAGTATAGCAGCCGGAATGAAGAAACTGCCGCGCTGCGGAGCAGTGCTTCTTCTTGCGGCGGATCAGCCCCTGGTTTCTTCAGCGCTTCTCAACAGGATCATTTTAAAACATGCCTGCGATCGTGAAAAGATAGTTGCTGCATGTGTGAATGGAGAAGCCAGGAATCCTGCCCTTTTTCCCTCCTCCTGCTTCTCAGAACTGTTGAAACTCAAGGGTGACAAGGGTGCAAAAGTCCTGATGAATGCACACAGAGAAAATGTTGTCTGTATAGCGACTGACGCCGATGAGCTCATGGATGTTGATACGATGCAGGATCTCGAATTGGCAAGGGAGCTTTATCGCAGGGCAAAGTAA
- a CDS encoding carbon monoxide dehydrogenase subunit G: MKFDGTFEIRAGDKKVFEFLMDARRMASLVPDVENLQISDDGEIRMSVKVGLSFIKGKFNLKMTALNANPNTHAELSGRGSGSGSSVDFHAYIDLGTSAPGMTVVSWKVDMTIGGLAATMGSRLVQNASDKYIQQLLESFRKAVED, encoded by the coding sequence ATGAAGTTCGATGGAACATTCGAAATCAGGGCAGGCGATAAGAAAGTGTTTGAATTCCTAATGGATGCAAGGAGGATGGCTTCACTTGTCCCCGATGTTGAAAATCTGCAAATTTCCGATGACGGAGAAATCAGGATGTCCGTGAAGGTCGGTCTTTCGTTCATAAAGGGAAAATTCAATCTGAAGATGACGGCGCTCAATGCAAATCCAAACACTCATGCTGAATTGTCGGGCCGGGGTTCCGGTTCCGGAAGCTCCGTTGACTTTCACGCATATATTGACCTCGGAACCAGTGCCCCGGGTATGACGGTTGTTAGCTGGAAAGTTGACATGACCATAGGCGGACTTGCCGCCACGATGGGGAGCAGACTGGTTCAGAACGCTTCGGACAAGTATATTCAGCAGCTCCTGGAATCGTTTCGGAAGGCAGTTGAGGACTGA
- a CDS encoding XdhC family protein, whose translation MKNLDFIKRLHELTDQGVSFAVATVVRIEGSSLGKPGFKAIVTGEAVLFGSLGGVCPESAIVSTAEKVIESGRPRTVRIFLEEAGRAIAGMAKSGSEDEIYVETFCGGMMEVYVEPYLPSDRLVIIGQGGKDEVEDALVRMGRFLDFEVVVIDRTPVLSEQPDKILRDIKDDLSNFEFKPTDFVVLLTKGAYDIPALLGLSPSQVKYVGMLASRKRIKEDFEQLRAKGVREDFLGSIHSPIGIDIGAISPEEIALSIAAELISERRRKSSEAKK comes from the coding sequence ATGAAAAATCTTGATTTCATCAAAAGACTTCATGAACTCACGGATCAGGGAGTGTCCTTCGCTGTAGCAACTGTCGTCAGAATAGAAGGATCATCGCTGGGCAAACCCGGATTCAAGGCAATAGTGACGGGTGAAGCTGTCCTCTTCGGCAGCCTGGGCGGGGTTTGCCCCGAGTCTGCCATCGTCTCCACAGCAGAAAAGGTCATCGAAAGCGGCAGGCCAAGAACGGTGAGGATCTTCCTTGAAGAAGCGGGCAGAGCGATTGCAGGAATGGCAAAATCCGGCAGTGAAGATGAAATATATGTCGAAACCTTTTGCGGGGGGATGATGGAAGTGTACGTTGAACCTTATCTGCCTTCTGATAGACTTGTAATAATTGGCCAGGGGGGGAAGGATGAAGTGGAAGACGCACTCGTCCGAATGGGCCGTTTCCTTGATTTTGAAGTTGTCGTCATCGACAGGACACCAGTGCTTTCGGAGCAGCCGGATAAGATACTAAGGGACATAAAGGACGACCTGTCAAATTTCGAATTCAAACCCACGGACTTTGTAGTTCTGCTTACCAAGGGCGCATACGATATTCCCGCACTCCTGGGCCTTTCTCCAAGTCAGGTGAAGTACGTCGGAATGCTTGCGAGCAGAAAAAGGATCAAGGAGGATTTTGAACAGCTCAGAGCCAAAGGGGTCCGGGAAGACTTCCTGGGAAGCATTCATTCCCCGATAGGCATCGATATTGGTGCGATTTCACCTGAGGAAATTGCACTCAGCATTGCAGCGGAACTCATAAGCGAGAGAAGACGCAAGTCATCGGAAGCAAAGAAATGA
- a CDS encoding xanthine dehydrogenase family protein subunit M yields MTPNSFEFHAPKSITEAISLAARLGEDAKFLAGGQSLIPLMKLRFASFPSIIDLSHIKELKYIRLEADGLKIGAMTTTAEIEKSAEVKKRFGALHDAVSHIADPLVRNMGTVGGNVCHADPGNDLPAVTIALNAEFSIAGNGGTRVVRAADFFIDTFTTSIRPGEILKEIILPFETGKHGSAYIKQKRRAGDYSVAGVACSVILDDGGKCVRSGVAMTSVGPKAARASETERFLVGKTIDGKISDEAGKIAAREAMPADDFYGTADFKRKVVGLLCSDALQLSVRRATGGV; encoded by the coding sequence ATGACTCCCAACTCGTTCGAATTTCATGCGCCGAAATCCATAACTGAGGCGATATCCCTTGCTGCCAGACTCGGAGAAGACGCAAAGTTTCTTGCCGGAGGACAGAGCCTGATTCCGCTGATGAAGCTGAGATTCGCGTCATTTCCCAGCATCATCGACCTTTCGCATATCAAAGAGCTGAAATACATAAGGCTTGAAGCGGACGGCCTGAAGATCGGGGCGATGACTACAACCGCGGAAATTGAAAAATCCGCAGAGGTGAAGAAACGGTTTGGCGCTCTTCACGATGCTGTTTCGCACATCGCCGATCCACTTGTGCGAAACATGGGCACAGTTGGCGGTAACGTCTGCCACGCGGACCCGGGGAACGATCTGCCTGCCGTCACAATTGCGCTTAACGCGGAATTCTCGATTGCCGGAAATGGAGGCACAAGAGTCGTCAGGGCGGCCGACTTTTTTATTGACACATTCACAACATCGATCAGGCCGGGAGAAATATTGAAGGAAATAATACTGCCCTTTGAAACCGGGAAACATGGAAGTGCATATATCAAACAGAAGCGCAGGGCCGGCGATTATTCAGTGGCAGGCGTGGCATGTTCCGTGATCCTCGACGATGGCGGAAAGTGTGTGCGATCCGGTGTTGCGATGACATCAGTGGGGCCCAAGGCAGCCAGAGCATCAGAGACGGAAAGATTCCTCGTCGGCAAAACAATTGACGGAAAGATCTCTGACGAGGCCGGAAAAATAGCCGCCAGGGAGGCAATGCCGGCAGATGATTTTTATGGAACGGCCGATTTCAAACGGAAGGTTGTCGGCTTGCTCTGTTCGGATGCGCTGCAGTTGTCTGTCAGAAGAGCCACGGGAGGAGTCTGA
- a CDS encoding (2Fe-2S)-binding protein → MTRCHIVVNGEVREEDIEARTLLVHFLRENLGLTGTHIGCDTSNCGACTVLLDGEAVKSCTVLALQADGREVTTIEGIGSGGLHAIQKAFIEKQGFQCGYCTPGMIIAAFWLLKRNSHPSETEIRNAISGNLCRCTGYRSIIDAIRLASERMNGNEGDTSVRVDSND, encoded by the coding sequence ATGACCAGATGCCACATCGTGGTAAACGGCGAGGTCAGGGAGGAGGACATAGAGGCAAGAACACTTCTGGTTCATTTTCTTAGGGAAAATCTGGGTCTGACAGGTACTCACATCGGATGCGATACATCCAACTGCGGCGCCTGTACTGTCCTGCTTGACGGAGAAGCTGTAAAATCGTGCACTGTCCTTGCGCTTCAGGCTGACGGAAGAGAAGTGACGACGATAGAAGGCATAGGTTCAGGAGGACTGCATGCTATTCAGAAGGCATTTATCGAGAAACAGGGATTTCAGTGCGGTTATTGCACCCCCGGCATGATAATAGCAGCCTTCTGGTTGCTCAAAAGAAACAGCCATCCCTCCGAAACGGAAATCAGGAATGCCATCAGCGGCAATCTGTGCAGATGCACTGGCTACAGAAGTATTATCGACGCAATAAGGCTCGCTTCCGAAAGGATGAACGGAAATGAGGGAGACACGTCTGTAAGAGTTGATTCAAATGACTGA
- a CDS encoding xanthine dehydrogenase family protein molybdopterin-binding subunit produces the protein MTEIENLVTGRGRFVEDIKLKGTLRMVVIRSPYARARILKIEGGLNGHDIIGSMSSVGEGATEGEQELQEPILSTSMVNYVGQPVAAVFADDLYAAEDLVDSVDVEYEPLKPVTGIREALNSDPIHRTAKSNIMTDRWLGKDFKIDAPVVLEDSFVNRRVATNPIEARAVLADYSNDRLTVWISTQSVHSIKEGLCETMHLPPEKVRVIQADTGGAFGLKGGIYPEYVIAAYASMKFRKPVRWIETRREHLSASHPGRGAEAKMKLFADRSGMVLGLKGEVFVDGGAYAGGMGEFAPGFIGYQMTGPYAIANAHVRTASVFTNKPPLGPYRGAGRPEAAFFVERMMDLLADELHLDAADVRILNSSAEPFRSPLGMKIDASRDFIRRAVDELQYRKKTKEQNAGFACFVLVPATQPGESARILVKDGRIKVWLGGNSHGQRHDLFVKKLLSQELGVQEDLVELEPGDTDMLESGVGAWGSRSAMMAGTALIRVARKIRDQTEKEFGKYSPQLLLSNEYDEFHFEKYKDSLNSFGANLATVKTDRYGNISVEECWSYYDVGNALSRDVVIGQIIGGSVQGIGQALYEEIAYSEDGQLLTASISDSGLQTAVGIPEFNIKLAENRSTLPHGAKGLGESPTIGVPSAVVRAVEKVTGKRIRETPVKPEHIL, from the coding sequence ATGACTGAAATTGAAAATCTTGTAACCGGTAGAGGTCGGTTTGTTGAGGACATAAAACTGAAAGGCACGCTCAGGATGGTTGTGATCAGAAGTCCATATGCGAGGGCAAGGATCCTCAAAATCGAAGGCGGACTTAACGGCCATGATATCATCGGAAGCATGAGCTCTGTCGGGGAAGGCGCAACAGAAGGGGAGCAGGAGCTTCAGGAGCCGATACTCTCCACCAGCATGGTGAACTATGTCGGGCAGCCCGTGGCTGCGGTATTCGCTGATGATCTGTATGCAGCCGAAGATCTGGTGGACTCCGTCGACGTGGAATATGAGCCGCTTAAACCTGTGACAGGAATTAGGGAAGCATTGAATTCGGATCCCATTCACAGGACAGCAAAATCGAACATTATGACTGACAGATGGCTTGGGAAGGATTTTAAAATAGACGCCCCCGTTGTCCTTGAGGACAGTTTTGTAAACAGGAGAGTGGCTACCAACCCCATAGAGGCGAGAGCAGTATTGGCGGATTACTCGAACGACCGCCTGACAGTATGGATTTCCACTCAATCCGTACACAGCATCAAGGAAGGACTGTGTGAAACAATGCATCTTCCGCCTGAAAAGGTCAGGGTGATTCAGGCAGATACAGGGGGAGCCTTTGGCCTGAAGGGGGGCATATACCCTGAATACGTGATCGCGGCATATGCCTCAATGAAATTCAGGAAGCCTGTCAGGTGGATTGAGACCAGGAGGGAACATCTTTCAGCCAGCCACCCCGGCAGGGGTGCCGAAGCAAAGATGAAGCTGTTTGCGGACAGATCCGGAATGGTCCTTGGCTTGAAGGGGGAGGTATTCGTTGACGGAGGCGCCTATGCAGGCGGCATGGGAGAATTTGCACCGGGATTCATAGGATACCAGATGACCGGACCGTATGCAATAGCCAACGCACACGTCAGGACTGCTTCCGTATTTACGAACAAGCCGCCACTGGGACCGTATCGCGGTGCCGGAAGACCGGAGGCTGCATTTTTCGTTGAAAGGATGATGGACCTTCTCGCCGATGAGCTGCACCTGGACGCGGCAGATGTTAGAATACTCAACTCTTCAGCCGAGCCGTTCAGATCCCCGCTCGGAATGAAGATAGATGCTTCCCGCGATTTCATCAGGAGGGCCGTGGATGAGCTTCAGTACAGGAAGAAGACGAAGGAACAGAACGCGGGATTTGCCTGCTTTGTGCTTGTTCCCGCAACGCAGCCGGGTGAAAGTGCGAGGATATTGGTGAAAGACGGCAGAATAAAAGTCTGGCTTGGCGGCAATTCGCATGGCCAGAGACATGATTTATTCGTAAAGAAACTCCTCAGTCAGGAACTGGGTGTTCAGGAAGACTTGGTGGAACTTGAGCCGGGCGATACAGACATGCTTGAATCAGGCGTCGGTGCGTGGGGAAGCAGATCTGCAATGATGGCAGGGACGGCGCTCATAAGGGTGGCAAGGAAAATCAGGGACCAGACGGAGAAGGAATTCGGAAAGTACTCACCGCAGCTCCTGCTCTCCAACGAATATGACGAATTCCACTTTGAGAAATACAAAGATTCCCTCAATTCGTTCGGTGCAAATCTCGCAACTGTCAAAACAGACAGATACGGTAATATCAGCGTCGAAGAGTGCTGGAGCTACTATGATGTAGGAAATGCGCTCAGCAGGGATGTCGTGATTGGCCAGATAATCGGCGGTTCCGTACAGGGAATTGGACAGGCACTCTATGAGGAAATCGCGTACAGCGAAGACGGGCAGCTCCTGACCGCATCAATTTCAGATTCGGGCCTGCAGACGGCCGTCGGCATTCCCGAATTCAACATTAAGCTGGCAGAGAACAGATCCACACTTCCCCATGGCGCAAAGGGGCTTGGAGAAAGCCCGACCATCGGCGTGCCGAGCGCTGTTGTCAGGGCGGTTGAAAAGGTAACGGGAAAACGCATACGTGAAACACCGGTGAAGCCGGAGCACATACTCTGA
- a CDS encoding kinase yields MMMSRTPLRISFLGGGTDIREYYLKRGGAVVSAAIDRYIHIIVNRKFDDNIRVSYSKTEIVDSVEKLAHPLVREALKLLDIRKGIEIVSISDIPSEGTGLGSSSSFTVGLLNALHAWLGEHTPAKQLAEEACRIERDIVRDPGGMQDQYIAAFGGLRMFEFRTDGDIHAHHVLMNDGGKRALDDSLMLYYTGITRSSSSILNSQIGDITGKMEYYDRMREMAYRCAELLEKSDIGGVGRLLDEGWAVKKSLSNGISNDRIDRIYERARKAGAYGGKITGAGGGGFLLLLADPARKEAVANALVDLKRENISIDAMGSRIVYVGD; encoded by the coding sequence ATGATGATGTCGAGGACGCCGTTGAGGATCAGTTTTCTCGGAGGCGGTACGGATATCAGGGAATATTATCTCAAACGCGGCGGTGCAGTTGTTTCGGCTGCAATAGACAGATACATTCACATAATCGTCAACAGGAAGTTCGACGACAACATAAGGGTTTCATACTCAAAGACCGAAATTGTTGACAGCGTCGAAAAGCTGGCTCATCCGCTTGTAAGAGAGGCTCTGAAATTGCTTGACATAAGGAAGGGAATTGAGATTGTCAGCATATCTGACATACCCTCCGAGGGGACAGGACTTGGATCTTCAAGCAGCTTTACGGTTGGTCTGCTCAATGCACTGCATGCATGGCTCGGCGAGCACACACCTGCAAAACAGCTCGCCGAGGAAGCATGCAGGATCGAAAGGGATATCGTCAGAGATCCGGGCGGAATGCAGGACCAGTACATTGCTGCATTCGGCGGACTGAGAATGTTCGAATTCAGGACAGACGGCGATATACACGCCCATCATGTTCTCATGAACGACGGAGGAAAGAGAGCTCTTGACGACAGCCTGATGCTGTACTATACGGGAATTACGAGAAGCTCCTCATCCATACTGAACAGCCAGATTGGTGATATCACAGGCAAGATGGAATACTATGACAGGATGAGGGAAATGGCTTACAGGTGTGCGGAACTTCTTGAGAAATCCGATATCGGTGGCGTTGGCCGGCTGCTTGACGAGGGATGGGCGGTCAAGAAATCATTGAGCAATGGCATTTCCAACGACCGGATAGACAGAATCTATGAGAGAGCAAGGAAAGCAGGCGCATATGGCGGCAAAATCACGGGCGCCGGCGGAGGCGGATTCCTTCTCCTGCTGGCGGATCCTGCAAGAAAAGAAGCTGTTGCAAACGCCCTTGTGGATCTCAAGAGGGAAAACATATCCATAGACGCCATGGGTAGCAGGATAGTTTATGTCGGCGACTGA
- a CDS encoding NDP-sugar synthase has protein sequence MRAVVLAGGEGTRLRPLTENIPKPLIPVAGRPCVEYALRSLVKSGFNSIVVTTGYLSDRLIRRISDGRQIGASILYSFEPEPAGTAGAVRILSPFLDRTFVVMSGDTLMDLDVRSIYDDHVRSGASVTMAVTEVDDPSEFGVVATDREGFVTRFQEKPKREEAFSKLINAGVYVIERDVMELVPERTQYDFAKQLFPLLMKEGKRIKTHKVNGIWLDIGRPADLHRANLAIVDAEGREPEIEGCEASGRMILIEKPACGNDVEFRGRCYVGRKVSLEDRNTIIDSCLYDGVRIGSETRISGSLLLDGTRIGKGCDISGTILSPGCRVGDNAKIEKSVIGEGVFIKSNSSLIGANISPRIHPQNSG, from the coding sequence ATGAGGGCCGTAGTTCTTGCCGGCGGAGAGGGCACCAGGCTGAGACCACTCACTGAAAATATACCCAAACCGCTGATTCCGGTAGCAGGCAGACCGTGTGTTGAGTACGCACTCCGTTCGCTGGTCAAGAGCGGTTTCAATTCCATCGTGGTCACCACAGGTTACCTTTCTGACCGCCTGATTAGAAGAATTTCAGACGGAAGACAGATAGGCGCGTCCATCCTTTATTCGTTTGAGCCTGAGCCGGCGGGTACGGCTGGCGCCGTCAGGATACTTTCGCCATTCCTTGACAGGACATTTGTTGTGATGAGCGGTGACACGCTGATGGATCTTGATGTCAGATCCATTTACGATGACCATGTAAGGAGCGGCGCCTCCGTAACGATGGCGGTAACCGAGGTCGATGATCCATCTGAGTTCGGCGTCGTGGCAACCGACAGGGAGGGATTCGTCACAAGATTTCAGGAGAAGCCGAAAAGGGAGGAGGCATTTTCAAAACTCATAAACGCCGGAGTCTACGTGATAGAAAGGGATGTGATGGAACTTGTCCCCGAGAGGACTCAATATGACTTTGCAAAGCAGCTTTTTCCCCTCCTGATGAAGGAGGGAAAAAGGATCAAGACACACAAGGTGAACGGCATCTGGCTCGATATCGGCAGGCCTGCGGATCTTCACAGGGCGAATCTGGCGATAGTCGATGCCGAGGGCAGGGAGCCTGAAATAGAAGGGTGCGAGGCATCGGGCAGGATGATACTGATTGAAAAGCCTGCCTGTGGAAACGACGTGGAGTTCCGGGGAAGGTGCTACGTGGGCAGAAAAGTCAGCCTTGAAGACAGGAATACGATAATCGACTCATGCCTCTATGACGGCGTGCGCATAGGTTCGGAAACAAGAATTTCCGGAAGCCTTCTCCTTGACGGCACGAGGATCGGTAAAGGATGCGACATATCCGGAACCATTCTCTCCCCCGGCTGCAGGGTGGGAGACAATGCCAAAATCGAGAAGTCAGTTATAGGGGAAGGTGTATTCATAAAGTCGAATTCCAGCCTGATAGGAGCCAACATATCTCCGCGCATCCATCCGCAGAACAGCGGATAG
- a CDS encoding DNA topoisomerase IV subunit A: MKSDEGHTTIARQKLIEIAGEVYDQLDQGEIPKMVLPLRTKANIRFDSKASVWKYGRAMGIRSAKKAVGAYMLLRTVHMLEFIEQMITESKSSTLREMYYISEGWGKAKFNSQDESDKLAEDLEIITKCLREDFKLRPEEDGARVIGNLTVQEKDRKGKIKKINCRDDVGDSGYSIPYNVEEDKIKLLSSDADFVIAIETGGMFDRLVENGFDEQFRAILVHLKGQPARSTRRFIKRLNEEQKLPVVTFTDGDPWSFRIHASIAYGAIKTAHISEYLATPTAEFVGITASDILNYDLPTDKLSDVDIKALEAELTDPRFNDPFWKSEIETMLQNRKKAEQQALAKYGLDYVTDTYLPEKLTQAGIL, encoded by the coding sequence GTGAAGAGTGATGAAGGTCACACAACGATAGCGAGACAGAAGCTGATCGAGATTGCGGGCGAGGTCTACGACCAGCTTGATCAGGGGGAGATACCGAAAATGGTACTTCCCCTCAGGACAAAGGCCAATATACGATTCGACAGCAAGGCAAGCGTATGGAAGTACGGCAGGGCGATGGGTATACGCAGCGCTAAAAAAGCGGTCGGTGCCTACATGCTGCTCAGGACAGTCCACATGCTTGAGTTCATAGAGCAGATGATCACCGAATCCAAGTCCTCCACGCTGAGGGAGATGTATTACATTTCCGAAGGCTGGGGAAAGGCAAAGTTCAATTCGCAGGATGAATCGGACAAACTGGCGGAGGATCTGGAAATCATAACAAAGTGCCTCAGGGAGGATTTCAAACTCAGGCCCGAGGAGGACGGTGCGAGAGTTATTGGAAATCTCACTGTCCAGGAGAAGGACAGGAAGGGAAAGATAAAGAAGATAAACTGCAGGGACGACGTCGGCGACTCCGGCTACAGCATACCGTATAACGTGGAGGAGGACAAGATAAAGCTCCTGTCATCGGATGCGGATTTCGTGATTGCGATAGAAACAGGCGGTATGTTTGACAGGCTGGTTGAGAACGGTTTTGATGAACAATTCAGGGCAATACTTGTTCATCTGAAAGGGCAGCCGGCCAGGAGCACCAGGAGATTCATAAAGCGCCTCAACGAGGAGCAGAAACTTCCGGTTGTCACGTTTACCGATGGCGATCCATGGTCTTTCAGGATACACGCCTCGATTGCCTACGGCGCAATAAAGACGGCCCACATTTCCGAATATCTCGCCACTCCAACCGCCGAATTTGTCGGTATCACGGCATCGGACATACTGAACTACGATCTGCCGACGGACAAGCTTTCCGACGTGGATATCAAAGCGCTGGAGGCGGAACTCACCGATCCGCGATTCAACGATCCGTTCTGGAAGTCGGAGATCGAAACAATGCTTCAGAACAGGAAGAAGGCGGAACAGCAGGCTCTCGCAAAATACGGGCTGGACTATGTCACCGACACATACCTGCCGGAAAAGCTGACCCAGGCGGGCATTCTGTAG